The Halomicronema hongdechloris C2206 genome includes a window with the following:
- a CDS encoding ABC transporter substrate-binding protein produces MKLKLGWQKRLLASGFLISSVMFVGACSDPGANSGAEEASSESLSGEVLRVAIGTQDQVINTAVGGATVRELGLLEKHLPTTGKYEGVEYDMQWSSYTSGPPITNKMLADQIDIGLMGDFPAVINLIKFQQEADDADSIYIGTLAYSPNGAGNAVVVPKDSEATSLADLEGGTISVPFGSAAHGMVLKALDDVGINPETDVTLISQAPEVGGSSLRTGQIDAHADFVPFGELFPFRGFAKKIFDGAQTGVPTLHGITVRSDFAEEHPEIVVAYLKAVLEANQIFRESPEEISANIEEWSGIEKEVVYMFLGPSGLQPLDPTIREVHVEALKNSIATLTSLGKIENPVDPAEVTNWIDESYLQQAMEEMDLVYDEVIATAEAYQITGEDALTGEAIEDPKLAAQYWVQGEETVTNFASIGNMLEALAALQAEGKAADVMFVHDRNNGWKLFAENSYYVSNGDEVSAFLLESDAQAYAAETGGQMMAFRGLQDRYAKGRQPTLVGALVGGRR; encoded by the coding sequence ATGAAGCTTAAATTAGGCTGGCAGAAGAGACTACTAGCGTCAGGCTTTCTAATTAGTTCTGTAATGTTTGTGGGAGCTTGTTCTGATCCTGGTGCGAACTCAGGAGCCGAGGAGGCAAGCTCTGAAAGCCTCTCTGGGGAAGTGCTTCGGGTCGCAATTGGCACCCAGGATCAGGTAATCAACACTGCGGTTGGTGGCGCCACTGTACGGGAATTGGGACTGCTAGAAAAACATTTACCCACCACTGGAAAATATGAAGGGGTCGAATACGACATGCAATGGTCGAGCTATACATCTGGGCCACCGATCACGAATAAAATGCTGGCGGATCAAATTGATATTGGTCTCATGGGTGATTTTCCGGCGGTGATTAATCTGATCAAATTCCAGCAGGAAGCTGACGATGCTGATTCTATTTATATCGGTACACTAGCCTATAGCCCTAACGGTGCTGGCAATGCAGTTGTTGTTCCTAAAGATAGTGAAGCCACCTCATTGGCAGATCTCGAAGGGGGGACGATTTCAGTGCCCTTTGGCTCAGCGGCTCACGGCATGGTGCTCAAGGCCTTAGATGACGTTGGCATCAATCCCGAAACCGATGTCACGCTCATCAGTCAGGCCCCAGAGGTCGGCGGGTCGAGCCTGCGCACGGGTCAGATTGATGCCCATGCTGACTTTGTTCCTTTCGGTGAGCTATTTCCCTTCCGCGGTTTTGCCAAGAAAATCTTTGACGGTGCCCAAACCGGAGTCCCCACTCTCCATGGCATTACGGTGCGCTCTGATTTTGCCGAGGAGCACCCTGAAATTGTCGTGGCTTACCTCAAGGCAGTGCTAGAGGCGAACCAAATCTTCCGGGAAAGTCCCGAAGAAATCTCGGCCAACATCGAGGAATGGTCGGGCATCGAGAAGGAGGTCGTTTACATGTTCTTGGGGCCTTCTGGGTTACAGCCCCTCGACCCCACTATTCGCGAAGTCCATGTGGAGGCCCTGAAAAACAGCATTGCCACCCTTACTAGTCTGGGCAAGATCGAAAATCCGGTTGACCCGGCTGAAGTCACCAACTGGATTGATGAAAGCTATCTACAGCAGGCCATGGAAGAGATGGACTTGGTTTACGATGAGGTGATCGCCACCGCTGAGGCCTATCAAATTACCGGTGAAGATGCCCTGACTGGCGAAGCCATCGAAGATCCGAAGTTAGCGGCTCAGTATTGGGTTCAGGGCGAGGAAACCGTCACCAACTTTGCCTCGATTGGCAACATGTTAGAAGCCCTGGCTGCGCTGCAAGCAGAAGGCAAGGCGGCTGATGTCATGTTTGTCCATGACCGCAACAATGGCTGGAAGCTGTTTGCAGAAAACTCTTACTACGTCAGCAACGGTGATGAAGTATCGGCCTTCTTACTAGAGTCTGATGCGCAGGCCTATGCCGCTGAAACCGGGGGCCAGATGATGGCGTTTCGAGGGTTGCAAGATCGCTATGCTAAGGGTCGCCAGCCTACCCTGGTAGGAGCCTTAGTGGGAGGTCGGCGCTAA
- a CDS encoding MgtC/SapB family protein, producing MISLTPIPWLESLGRLLLAIGLGAAIGWDREYDNKPAGLRTNMLVSLGAALFILVPLQSGLAQQDANTIARSLDGIITGVGFVGAGSILREQRVRGLTSAAAIWISAAVGVAAGMGLWPLSLMGTLLAIIILRIIKWLERRLSPRKRTSRAPRQ from the coding sequence ATGATTTCCCTCACCCCCATCCCTTGGCTTGAGAGCTTGGGTCGATTGCTGCTCGCTATCGGGTTGGGGGCAGCCATTGGTTGGGATCGCGAGTATGACAATAAACCGGCTGGGCTGCGCACCAACATGCTGGTGAGTTTAGGGGCGGCTCTATTCATCCTGGTTCCCCTACAAAGTGGGCTGGCGCAGCAAGATGCCAATACTATCGCCCGTAGCCTCGATGGCATTATCACCGGCGTGGGGTTTGTGGGGGCAGGCTCGATTCTACGGGAGCAACGGGTGCGGGGGCTCACCTCTGCCGCTGCCATCTGGATTTCGGCGGCGGTGGGGGTGGCAGCAGGGATGGGGCTGTGGCCATTGAGCCTGATGGGCACCCTGTTGGCCATTATCATCCTGCGCATTATCAAGTGGTTGGAACGGCGATTATCCCCTAGGAAACGGACATCTAGGGCGCCAAGGCAGTAG
- a CDS encoding CBS domain-containing protein encodes MLTAADIMTNEVCTIDSSASVADAIALMQTQKVRSLIVNRRSAEMPFGIVTERDIVYKVIARDHDPERVIVQDVMRQPCVAIEPNLSIQEIAQVFSDAGIQRAPVIKDGELLGVVSVTDVVMRGTIAASNQPELAQRIAEAVRHARSICQEKGQSSQDCAIAWETVEELQAEAAHRRIKPGGR; translated from the coding sequence ATGTTGACGGCGGCCGACATCATGACTAACGAGGTCTGCACCATCGATAGTTCAGCCAGTGTGGCGGATGCCATTGCACTGATGCAAACCCAGAAGGTGCGATCGCTAATCGTGAACCGCCGCAGCGCCGAAATGCCCTTCGGTATCGTCACCGAACGCGACATCGTCTACAAGGTGATTGCTCGGGACCACGATCCGGAGCGGGTGATTGTACAGGACGTGATGCGGCAGCCCTGTGTGGCCATTGAACCGAATCTGAGTATTCAAGAAATCGCTCAAGTCTTTTCAGATGCTGGGATTCAGCGGGCTCCGGTGATCAAAGATGGGGAATTGCTGGGGGTGGTCTCGGTCACCGATGTGGTCATGCGGGGAACGATAGCGGCGTCGAATCAGCCCGAGCTGGCCCAGCGGATCGCCGAAGCCGTGCGCCATGCCCGGTCCATCTGTCAGGAGAAAGGACAAAGTTCCCAGGACTGTGCGATCGCATGGGAAACCGTAGAAGAACTACAAGCAGAAGCCGCCCATCGCCGGATTAAGCCCGGGGGGAGATAG
- a CDS encoding DUF3782 domain-containing protein gives MKNLRASISLFHREDNTGQWHEQHQHNRDVLAELKRHEQRHDSTIGALGSRWGPYSEASFRNALKGILAESCGGQVSPRPPCRINHHPSRSPHYNRSVDVFSLCTSRATPSCSSLRLIRLTTFCDRNGNPSAPSLPPRQ, from the coding sequence ATAAAAAATCTACGAGCTTCTATATCACTTTTTCATAGAGAAGACAACACGGGCCAGTGGCATGAGCAACACCAGCATAATCGAGACGTCTTAGCAGAGTTGAAGCGTCATGAGCAGCGTCATGACAGTACCATCGGGGCGTTGGGTTCCCGCTGGGGGCCCTATTCTGAGGCCAGTTTCCGCAATGCCCTCAAGGGCATCCTCGCGGAGTCCTGCGGGGGGCAGGTGTCCCCGCGTCCACCCTGTCGAATCAACCATCATCCGTCGCGATCCCCGCACTACAACAGAAGTGTGGATGTTTTCAGTCTGTGTACCTCTAGGGCTACTCCGTCATGCTCAAGCCTACGACTGATCCGGCTTACGACATTTTGCGATCGCAACGGCAACCCCTCAGCGCCCTCTTTGCCCCCGAGGCAGTAG
- a CDS encoding Uma2 family endonuclease, translating to MTQANLKIVTFADYLAYDDGTDRRYELTYGDLIEVPPESDENVLISRALDRAFSDIVGFQRVRTHQLALEVLGQPKNRFPDLTVLRPEHLEQLQALGQSAITLEMAPPLLVVEVVSSGAESRRRDYFDKRNQYEWRGIPEYWIVDPQEGRVTVLAMVEGTYTETVFNQDDTVVSPTFSQWQLTVEEMFHKIQRD from the coding sequence TTGACTCAAGCCAACCTGAAAATTGTGACGTTTGCTGACTATCTCGCCTACGATGACGGGACAGATAGACGGTATGAGCTGACTTATGGGGATTTAATCGAGGTGCCGCCGGAATCGGATGAGAATGTCTTAATCTCGCGTGCGCTCGATCGCGCCTTTTCAGACATTGTTGGATTTCAACGGGTCAGAACGCATCAGCTTGCCCTTGAAGTGCTGGGACAGCCCAAGAATCGCTTTCCGGATCTCACCGTGCTGCGACCAGAGCACCTAGAGCAATTACAAGCCCTGGGGCAGTCTGCAATTACGTTGGAGATGGCTCCACCACTGCTGGTGGTGGAAGTGGTCAGCTCCGGAGCGGAAAGCCGCCGCCGCGACTATTTTGACAAGCGCAATCAGTACGAATGGCGAGGCATCCCGGAATATTGGATTGTTGATCCTCAAGAAGGTCGCGTGACAGTGTTGGCAATGGTTGAGGGCACGTATACGGAAACCGTATTTAATCAAGATGACACGGTTGTTTCACCGACGTTTTCCCAATGGCAATTGACGGTTGAGGAGATGTTTCACAAAATTCAACGCGACTAA
- a CDS encoding PD-(D/E)XK nuclease family protein translates to MASAELKQTLQDILPDLIANDPAIRDFVLRTVSDYYAGKVDTESRFDRVLAELQRDREDNTRQWHEQHQHNRDVLAELKRHDQRHDSTIGALGSRWGLYSEASFRNALKGILEESFGVQVLNINDFDDTGEVFGRPDQVELDIIIKNGDVLICEIKSSLSKADMYTCDRKTTFYQKHHQRPVSRKLVISPMVDDRALPVAAALGIEVYSYADAVENL, encoded by the coding sequence ATGGCCAGTGCCGAGCTGAAACAGACCCTGCAAGACATCCTCCCCGACTTGATCGCCAACGATCCAGCCATCAGGGATTTTGTGCTGAGGACAGTGTCTGACTACTATGCTGGCAAAGTCGACACCGAAAGCCGGTTTGACCGTGTCTTAGCAGAACTGCAGCGCGATAGAGAAGACAACACGCGCCAGTGGCATGAACAACACCAGCATAATCGAGACGTCTTAGCAGAGTTGAAGCGTCATGATCAGCGTCATGACAGTACCATCGGGGCGTTGGGTTCCCGCTGGGGGCTCTATTCTGAAGCAAGTTTCCGTAATGCCCTTAAGGGCATCCTAGAAGAGTCCTTCGGGGTGCAGGTGTTGAATATTAACGATTTTGACGATACAGGCGAGGTATTTGGTCGGCCCGATCAGGTGGAGTTAGACATCATTATCAAAAACGGAGACGTGCTTATTTGTGAGATCAAGTCCTCCCTGAGTAAGGCAGATATGTATACCTGCGATCGCAAGACGACCTTTTATCAAAAGCACCACCAACGACCCGTTAGCCGCAAGCTAGTGATTTCACCCATGGTGGACGATCGCGCCTTGCCTGTAGCAGCGGCATTGGGAATCGAAGTGTATAGTTATGCCGATGCCGTGGAAAATCTTTAG
- a CDS encoding Uma2 family endonuclease, translating into MVSHPLDSALPPTQHDLPCDDGVPMETQRHKLQSDLLIETLYPWLAGRQDGYVGGNMFLYYSLAQVRHQDFIGPDVFVVLGVPKGERKSWVVWEEGKGPDVVIELLSDSTAVDDKTRKKQVYAEQVRVPEYFWFDPFNPQEWAGFRLVGGYYEPLTLNDAGVLASQQLGLGLVRWQGCYQTVDAVWLRWVTATGDLLPTQAELLHQERQRSARLAERLRALSVDPDDG; encoded by the coding sequence ATGGTCAGCCATCCCCTCGATAGCGCCCTCCCCCCCACTCAGCATGACCTCCCCTGCGACGACGGTGTCCCCATGGAGACCCAACGCCATAAGCTGCAATCGGATCTCCTGATTGAGACCCTATACCCTTGGTTAGCCGGGCGACAGGATGGGTACGTAGGCGGCAACATGTTTCTCTACTACAGCCTGGCCCAAGTTCGTCATCAGGATTTCATCGGACCGGATGTATTCGTGGTCCTAGGCGTTCCCAAAGGAGAACGCAAAAGCTGGGTGGTGTGGGAAGAGGGCAAAGGCCCAGACGTTGTCATCGAGCTCCTATCAGACAGCACAGCTGTCGATGATAAAACCAGGAAAAAGCAGGTGTATGCCGAGCAAGTAAGAGTACCTGAGTATTTCTGGTTTGATCCATTTAATCCGCAAGAATGGGCCGGGTTTCGCCTGGTAGGTGGCTACTACGAGCCTTTAACCCTCAATGACGCTGGAGTCCTTGCCAGCCAACAGCTGGGCTTAGGATTAGTGCGTTGGCAAGGCTGCTACCAGACTGTGGATGCCGTTTGGCTGCGGTGGGTCACGGCTACGGGCGATCTACTGCCGACCCAGGCAGAACTGTTGCACCAGGAGCGCCAACGCTCGGCCCGATTGGCCGAACGGCTGAGAGCCCTCAGTGTTGACCCTGACGATGGGTAG
- a CDS encoding Uma2 family endonuclease, with protein MVQAPSKLLTLAEFLRLPETKPASEYIDGQIVQKPMPQGKHSAIQGELVAAINGVVKSKRIARTFPELRCTFGDRSIVPDIVVFLWNRIPRDENGEVANTFPATPDWTIEILSPDQSQTKVTKNILHCLRHGTQMGWLIDPDEKTVFVYRPKQEPDVLDQPDEVIPVPSFAIDLQLTIEDLFAFLLE; from the coding sequence ATGGTACAGGCACCATCTAAACTACTGACTTTAGCAGAGTTCTTACGCTTACCAGAGACGAAACCCGCAAGTGAATACATCGATGGTCAAATTGTTCAAAAACCGATGCCCCAAGGGAAACATAGTGCGATTCAGGGGGAGCTTGTCGCTGCTATCAATGGGGTCGTTAAATCTAAGCGTATTGCTCGTACATTTCCTGAGCTGCGCTGTACCTTTGGTGATCGTTCAATTGTCCCTGACATTGTAGTGTTTCTCTGGAACCGAATTCCTCGTGATGAAAATGGGGAGGTTGCCAACACGTTTCCTGCTACGCCAGATTGGACAATTGAAATCCTATCTCCTGATCAAAGCCAGACAAAGGTAACGAAGAATATTCTTCACTGTCTGCGGCATGGAACCCAAATGGGTTGGTTAATCGATCCGGATGAGAAAACCGTGTTCGTCTACCGTCCAAAACAGGAACCTGACGTATTGGATCAACCAGATGAAGTTATTCCTGTCCCGTCGTTTGCAATTGATTTACAGCTTACAATCGAAGACTTGTTTGCTTTTTTGTTGGAGTAA
- a CDS encoding HEPN domain-containing protein → MSSVSRLLNLAGEDLETSQLLSENKRYRACVSRAHYAMYYATQALLIQQITFFNLQHSAFGVKFAIAPFHNAKTITQS, encoded by the coding sequence ATGAGTAGCGTTTCTCGACTTCTGAATCTGGCTGGAGAGGATTTAGAAACGTCTCAATTGCTTTCAGAAAATAAGCGCTATCGAGCCTGTGTTTCTCGTGCTCACTATGCAATGTATTATGCGACTCAGGCTTTATTGATACAGCAAATCACATTCTTCAACCTTCAGCATTCTGCGTTTGGGGTTAAATTTGCTATTGCGCCTTTTCATAACGCTAAGACCATAACTCAGTCTTAG